Sequence from the Burkholderia cepacia genome:
AGCGCGAGCACGCCGAGCGAGGCCGTCGCGAGCCCCGCGTGAAACGCGTTGTAGCCCATCACGGCCTGCATCCACAGCGGAAACACGACGCCGACCACCGAGAAGCTCATCATCCCGAGCGAGATGATCAGCACGCAGAACGAGAACGTGCGATCGCGGAACAGGCTCAGGTCGACGACGGGATGCGCCTCGCCCGCCTCCCAGATCAGCAGCGACACGATCGCGAGCCCCGCGACCACCGCCAGCGTGACGATCAGCGGCGAACCGAACCAGCCGCGATCATGGCCGAGATCGAGCATCGCCTGCAGCGAGCCGACGCCGATCACGAGCAGCACGATGCCCGGCACGTCGATCGGGCCGGCGGTGCCGCGTTGCGCGTCGGGGCGCAGCATCGCGGTGCAGACCGCGAACGAGAACAGCCCGATCGGCAGGTTGATCAGGAAGATCCACGGCCACGAGAAGTTGTCGACGATCCAGCCGCCGACCACCGGCCCGAAGATCGGCGCGAGCAGCACCGTCATCGCCCACAGCGCGAGCGCGATCGTGCGCTTGTCCGGCGGGAACGTGCGCAGCAGGATCGTCTGCGAGAGCGGCACCATCGGCCCGGAACACAGCCCCTGCAGCGCGCGGCAGATCACGAGCACGTGCAGGTCGCGCGCGAGCCCGCACAGCAGCGACGTGAGCGTGAACAGCAGCACCGCGCCGACGAACAGCCGCAACTCGCCGACGCGGCGCGCGAGCCAGCCCGTCAGCGGCACCGCGATCGCGGCCGCGACCGAATACGAGCTGATCACCCACGTGCCCTGGCTGTTCGATACGCCGAGACTGCCGGAGATCGCCGGTACCGCGACGTTCGTCACGGTCGAGTCGAGCACCTCGATGAAGGTCGCGAGCGACAGCGCGAACGTCAGCAGCGCAAGGCGCGCGCCGCGCAGCGGCCGCGCGGCCTGCGCCGCCGGCGCTGCGGGCGAGGCTGCGCTCGCGGCGTGCCGCGACGAAGCGGTGCTCATGCGCCTGCCGCGGCGACGGCGGCCGGCGCGGACGGCCCGGGCATGCGGCTCGGCTCCGGCGCGAACCGCTCGATGAAATCCGCCGCGCGCTCGCACCCGTCCGCCGCGCCGGTGATCCGCGCCCGCACCCGCGCGCCCTGCGCCGCGAACCCGGGATCGTCGAGCACGCGACGCAGCGTCGCGCCGAGCCGCGCGCCGTCGACCGGGCCGTCGACACGCACGCCGCAGCCGCTCTGCGCGATGCGCTGCGCATTGTCGAACTGGTCGTGCGCGAACGGCGTGACGACCTGCACGATCCCGGCTTCGCACGCAAGCGCCGCGGTACCGATCCCGCCGTGATGCACGAGCGCGCGACAGCGCGGCAGCAGCGTGCGCATCGGCACGAAGCGGCGCACGAGCAGGCGGCCGTCGCCCGGCAGCGCATCAGTCGACGCATCCGCCGGTGTCAGCAGGATCCCGCGCGCGCCGGTCGCGCGCAGCGCGTCCGCCACCGCGCGCGCGTATGCCGCGTGATCGACGCGTGTCGAACCGGCCGTGAACACGACCGGGGGTTCGCCGGCCGCGAGAAACGCATCGAGTGCCACATCGTCGTCGGGCGTCGCAATGTCGTTGAACAGCGGAAAGCCGCTTTGCAGATGATTCGACGGCCAGTCCGGCTGCGGCGGCGCGAACCAGCCGGGAAACAGGCACAGCACGCCGTCGGTGGAATGCAGCCAGCGGCCCAGCACGCGCCGCGCGGGCGCGAGCCCGAGATCGCGGCGCACCGCATTGAGCGCGGGGCCGCACGTGCGATCGAGCACCTGGCGCTCGATCAGCGTCATCAGCGCCGCCTTCACGGGCAGCGGCCAACGCGCGGGAATCGTCAGGCGCGGGTGGGTCGGCGGCGCATGCGCGGACAGCAGCGTCGACGGCGACACCTGCACCGACACGTACGGCGTGCCGTGCAGCTCCTGCATGAAGCGTGCGGAGAACGCCCACAGCGTGCCGACGAGCACCGTATCGCCGTCGGCCAGCGCACGCAGCGCGTCGTAGTGCGGGCGCAGCGTCGGTGCGATCACCTGCCACAGCGTGCGAAACGACGTGCGCGAATCCCACAGCGCGGGGTTCGCCATCGCGGCCTCGTATTCGGCGGCAGTACCGATCGGCACGAACGCGAAGCCGAAGCGCCGCGCGGCCGCCTCGAACGGCGCGTGCGTGCAGAACACGACGCCGTGACCGCGCGCGGCGAGCGTGCGCGCGACGCCGAGCAGCGGATGCACGTCGCCCGCCGAGCCGATCGCGGTCACGATCATCTTCGCCATCGCGCGCCTCGCGGGGATCAGTAGAAGCCGGGAATCAGCGCCGCGACCTCGCGGCGATACTGCGTGTATGCCGGCCCGAAATACCCGGTCAGCCAGCTTTCCTCGACGCGCACCTTGTACGCGAGCGAGGCGAACACGAGCAGCACGCCGATCGCGCCGCGCCATTCGCCGCCGATCAGCGCGGCGCCGACGAGCGCGATCAGGCAGCCCGTATAGATCGGGTGACGCACGAGCGCGTACGGCCCGGTGCGCACGAGTTCATGGTCTTCCTTCAGCGTGACCGACACGCTCCAGTTCGTGCCGAGATGCAGCCGCGCCCACACCGAGAACAACAGGCCCGCGACCAGCACCGCGAGCCCGCGCTGCGCCTGCAGGCCGAAGCGCTGCCAGTCGGGCACGAGTGCCTGCCACGACGGATCGGGCAGGATGATCAGCGCGCCGCCGACGATCAATGGAATCGACTGCAGCGTGCGCGAGCGCGACGCTTCCTTGCGCACGGTCGCCTTCACGCCTTGCGAAGTGGCGATCCAGTAGGCGAGCCACGCGGCCCACGGAACGACGATGGCGATGGTCTGAACGATATTCACGGCTGGCCTGCCTCGTGTGGAGTGGAGAAACGGATGGCTGCGCGGCGTCACGACGACAGCGCGGGCCACGGCGCGTTCACGCATGCCTGCGGCACGTCGGGCGACTCGCCGGCCGCGGCCTGCGCGGCGCCGCAGAGGAAGCCGAGCAGTTCCGCGCGCGTGCTCTCGCGCTGCGCGCGGCCTTCGATGTCGAGAAAGTGGCCGGCATCCGGCACCGTCGCGAACCGCGCGCGCGGCACATGCGCGCCGAGCTGGCGCACGTCGGCGGGCGTCGTGTATTCGTCGCGTTCGCCGTTCAGGAACAGCAGCTCGCAGCCGATGTTCGAGAACTCGCTGAGGTAGCGCTCGGGCTGCAGCGACAGGATCTGGTCGACGTGGAACGCGACCTGGTCCTGCTCGTCGCGCGGCAGGCGCGTGAGATACCGGTAGTTGTACAGCTTCATGATGCGCGGCAGGTAGCGGCCGACGGTGTCGTTCAGCAACTGCGCGGCCTTCAGGTTCTCGCCGGCCGCGATGTGGTCGCGGGCGCGCGTCACGTAGTCGACCATCGCGTCGTTCAGGAACGGCGAAAACGAGCAGATCGCCGCGCGCCGCACGCTCGGGCAGCCGCGTGCGAGCGCGAACAGCGACGCGACGCCGCCCCACGACACCGACACGAGGTAGGCCGGCGCGAAGCGCTCGACCAGGTACTGCAGGATCGCGGCTTCGTCGTCTTTCGTCAGGATGAAGCAGCCCGGGTTGTGCTGGCGCGACTGCCCCGCGTACGGCAGGTCGAAGCAGATCGTGTTCATCCGCTCGCCGAGATACTGGACGGTCTGCCCGAACGACGCGGTCGTCGCGAGCGCGCCGTTGACGAGCATCGCCGTGTCGAACGCCGGGTCGAACACGTTCCGTTCGACGTAGACCTTCAGACCATTCGGCAGCGGGACCACGTGTTTTTCGGTCAGCATCGTCGTTCTCCGGTGGATGCGGCGTCTCGGCATGGTTGCGTGCTGCACGCGCACAAGTGCGCGACGGCGACGCGCCGGCCCCCCCGGCGCGAGCCTCGATCGCGCCGTCGCCGACGCACTGCGTCAGGTTCGGCCGCGTCGATTGATTCACGTCAATGCGGCGCAATGTTAATACGTGTCAAATTGATTGCTCAAGCCGCATCAAATATCCCCTCTACTCAGGTAGGAAATACGCCTGATTCAAATTTTTTCCGCATTTTTTATGGTATGCGGAATGGCACGACGCTGGCCGTAAATCGTTTCCATTGCAGCATCGCCACGCCGGCAACAGCATCAATATTCGTTACTATTCAATGCGTTACAACGTTTTAAACGAGTTTCCGCAACGCACCTCATCCGTCCCTCTTCCATTCGAATGTTTCTTCGTTTTCCGCAGCGCCGCTAAAATCGGTCGCATCAACATTCTTTCATTGATAAGCGATCCGCAAATATCCCGCCATTCGTTAACCATCTCGCTCAATTCAGAATCCTGTTTTAAACAAACTTCGCCTTATTTAAAAATCTTACGATTTCATTTTCCGCAACCGCACATTGCTTGCGCCGCATCGGTCGCCCACCACCCTCCGCGCGTTCCCTCCGACCCCGATTTTTTGTTGATTGAACGATCAATAAAAAACCGCTAAGCTCTCGACTTCCAACCATCCGCCGTCCGTGCACAGGGAGTCGCGATGCCGAAAGTCGGAATGCGGGAGATTCGCCGCGCACAGTTGATCGACGCCACGCTGCGTTCGATCGACGAAGCGGGCCTGCCCGGCACGACACTCGCGTCCGTCGCGCAGCGCGCGAACATCTCGACGGGTATCGTCAGCCACTACTTCGGCGACAAGGACGGCCTGCTCGAAGCGACGATGCGGCACGTGCTGCGCGACCTGTGGTCGGCCACCACGCGCCGCCGCGCGGCGGCACGCAAGGATCCGCGCTCGCGGCTGCGCGCGATCGTCGCCGCGAACTTCGACGACACGCAGGTGAGCGCGCCCGTCATGAAGACGTGGCTCGCGTTCTGGTCGCAGAGCATGCACGACCCGATGCTCAAGCGCCTGCAGCACGTCAACACGCGGCGCCTCCATTCGAACCTGTGCGCCGAATTCGCGAAGGCGTTGCCGCGCACGCAAGCGCGCGAAGCCGCCAGCGGCCTCGCCGCGCTGATCGACGGCCTGTGGCTGCGCGGCGCACTCGCCGGCGGCCCGATCGACACCCGGGCTGCATTGAAGCTCGCCCACGATTACATCGACCTGCTGCTCGCGTCCGACTGACGCGCGACGCAGTCGCCCTCAAGGAGATCCTCATGTCCGTATTCGGTTTGCAGCGCCTCTACATCGGTGGCGGTTACGTCGACGCCACGAGCGGCAAGACTTTCGACACCTTCGATCCCGCCACCGGCGAACTGCTCGCGCAGGTGCAGCAGGCGAGCGCGGCCGACGTCGATCGCGCGGTTGCATCCGCGCAGGAAGGCCAGCGTGAATGGGCCGCGATGACCGCGATGCAGCGCTCGCGCATCCTGCGCCGCGCGGTCGACCTGCTGCGCGAGCGCAACGACGAACTCGCGGCGCTGGAAACGCGCGACACGGGCAAGCCGATCGCCGAGACGCTCGCGGTCGACATCGTCACCGGCGCGGACGTGATCGAGTACTACGCGGGCCTCGCCACCGCGATCGAAGGGCTGCAGGTGCCGCTGCGCGCCGAATCGTTCGTCTACACGCGGCGCGAGCCGCTCGGCGTGTGCGCGGGCATCGGCGCATGGAACTATCCGATCCAGATCGCATGCTGGAAAACGGCGCCCGCGCTCGCGGCCGGCAACGCGATGGTGTTCAAGCCGAGCGAAGTCACGCCGCTCACCGCGCTGAAGCTCGCGGAGATCTACACGGAAGCCGGCGTGCCGGCCGGCGTGTTCAACGTCGTGCAGGGCGACGGCTCGGTCGGCGCGCTGCTGACGGGCCATCCGGACATCGCAAAGGTGTCGTTCACGGGCGGCGTCGAGACCGGCAAGAAGGTGATGTCGCTGGCCGGCGCATCGTCGCTGAAGGAAGTGACGATGGAGCTCGGCGGCAAGTCGCCGCTGATCGTGTTCGACGATGCGGATCTCGACCGCGCGGCCGACATCGCGGTCACCGCCAACTTCTTCAGCTCGGGCCAGGTCTGCACGAACGGCACGCGCGTGTTCGTGCACCGTTCGGTCAAGGACGCGTTCACGCAGAAGGTGCTCGAACGCGTGAAGCGCATCCGCGTGGGCAAGCCGACCGACGCCGACACCAACTTCGGCCCGCTCGTATCGGCCGCGCAGCTCGACAAGGTGCTCGGCTTCATCGAAAGCGGCAAGGCCGAAGGCGCGAAGCTGCTCGCGGGCGGCACGCGCCTGACGGACGGCCACTTCGGCGGCGGCCAGTACGTCGCGCCGACCGTGTTCGGCGATTGCCGCGACGACATGAAGATCGTCCGCGAGGAAATCTTCGGGCCGGTGATGAGCATCCTCGATTTCGAATCGGAAGACGAAGTGATCGCCCGCGCGAACGACACGCACTACGGTCTCGCGGCCGGCGTCGTGACGGAGAACCTGTCGCGCGCGCACCGCACGATCCATCGCCTCGAAGCCGGCATCTGCTGGATCAACACGTGGGGCGAATCGCCGGCCGAGATGCCGGTTGGCGGATACAAGCAATCCGGTGTCGGACGCGAGAACGGCATCACGACGCTCGAGCACTACACTCGAATCAAGTCGGTGCAGGTCGAGCTCGGCCGCTACAACCCGGTGTTTTAAGGATCACGAAAGGAGATTGTTGACCGTCATGACGACGCGCGAATACGACTACATCATCTGCGGCGCGGGTTCCGCGGGCAACGTGCTCGCAACGCGCCTGACGGAAGATCCGGACGTGACGGTGCTGCTGCTCGAAGCGGGCGGCCCCGACTACCGCTTCGACTTCCGCACGCAGATGCCGGCGGCACTCGCCTATCCGCTGCAGGGCCGCCGCTACAACTGGGCGTACGAAACCGACCCCGAGCCGCACATGGACAACCGCCGGATGGAATGCGGGCGCGGCAAGGGGCTCGGCGGCTCGTCGCTGATCAACGGGATGTGCTACATCCGCGGCAACGCGCTCGACTACGACAACTGGTCGACGCACAAGGGCCTCGAGAACTGGACGTATCTCGACTGCCTGCCGTACTTCAAGAAGGCCGAGACGCGCGACGTCGGCCCGAACGACTATCACGGCGGCAGCGGCCCCGTGTCGGTCACGACCAGCAAGCCGGGTGTGAACCCGCTGTTCGAGGCGATGGTCGACGCGGGTGTGCAGGCCGGCTATCCGCGCACCGACGACCTGAACGGCTATCAGCAGGAAGGCTTCGGCCCGATGGACCGCACCGTCACGCCGAAGGGCCGCCGGGCGAGCACCGCGCGCGGCTATCTCGACCAGGCGCGTGCACGGCCGAACCTCGAGATCGTCACGCACGCGCTTGCCGATCGCATCCTGTTCGACGGCAAGCGCGCATCGGGCGTCACGTACCTGCGCGGCAACGAACGCGCGACCGCGCATGCGCGCCGCGAGGTGCTCGTGTGCAGCGGCGCGATCGCGTCGCCGCAACTGCTGCAGCGCTCGGGCGTCGGCCCCGGCGCGTGGCTGAAGGAACTCGACATTCCCGTCGTGCTCGACCTGCCCGGCGTCGGCCAGAACCTGCAGGATCACCTGGAGATGTACATCCAGTACGAGTGCAAGGAACCCGTCTCCCTGTACCCGGCGCTGAAGTGGTGGAACCAGCCGAAGATCGGCCTCGAATGGATGCTGAACGGTACGGGCCTCGGCGCAAGCAACCACTTCGAAGCCGGCGGCTTCATCCGCACGCGCGATGACGACCTGTGGCCGAACATCCAGTACCACTTCCTGCCGGTGGCGATCAACTACAACGGCTCGAACGCGATCGAGATGCACGGCTTCCAGGCACACGTGGGATCGATGCGCTCGCCGAGCCGCGGCCGCGTGAAGCTGCGCTCGCGCGATCCGAACCAGCATCCGAGCATCCTGTTCAACTACATGGCCGAAGCGCTCGACTGGCGCGAGTTCCGCGATGCGATCCGCGCGACGCGTGAAATCATGCGGCAGCCCGCGCTCGACCGCTATCGCGGCCGCGAGCTGAACCCGGGCGCGGACTGCAAGACCGACAAGGAACTCGATGCGTTCGTGCGGGCCCGCGCGGAAACCGCGTTCCATCCATCGTGCTCGTGCAAGATGGGTTACGACGATATGGCGGTGGTCGACGAAGCGGGTCGCGTGCACGGGCTGGAAGGGCTGCGTGTGGTCGATGCGTCGATCATGCCGATCATCACGACCGGCAACCTCAATGCGCCGACGATCATGATCGCGGAGAAAATCGCGGACAAGATTCGTGGCAAGCAGCCGCTGGCGCGCGTGGACGTGCCTTATTTCGTCGCGAACGGGGCGATGGCGCGGAATGTCGCGAAGGCGGCAAGGCAGCCTGAGAGGGTTTGACCGGCGCGGGCCCACTGCCCGGCCGTTGCCTTCCGAACGCCGCTGACCGTCGCCGTCAGCGGCGTTTGCGCTTCCAACGCGGCCTTGCCGCTCAGCCTGCGTTCGCTACGCCGGTTCGTTCGTCGACCTGCCGCCGCAGGCGCTCGACATCCACCCGCTTCAGGTAGTTCGTGATGTTCTGCCAGATCGGATGGAACCCGTAGCCGCCATGCTGCAGTTCGTCGAGCGCCTGCTCGCGCGTCCAGCCCTGGTACACCATCCGGTACAACGCCGACACGAGGCCGGTGCGATCGGCGCCGTGCTGGCAGTGGATCAGCACCGGGCCGTCCTGGTCGGCCGTACGCAGCGCCTTCAGCGCCGCGACCATGTCCTCGTCGCGGATGTCCCACGTGTTGATCCGGATGCGCTGCATCTTGATCTGCGTGCCGGCCAGGATGCTGTCGTCCGCATGAAACGAACGGAAGCTGATGACCTTGCGAATGCCGAGCTTCTGCAGTTCCGGCACATCCGCGCGCGACAACTGCGCACTGCGGTACAGCGTCGGCGTGATGCGATGAAGGTTGTCCAAGCGCGCATCGGGAACGCTTTGCGCCCATTGAAGCGGTCGCGCGGCGACATCGGAAGACGGCTGCGCGCCGACCGGCTGCACGAGCACGGCGAGCGTGACGGCAATCATGGCAATGACGGCAATTTTCATGGCGGTTCAGAAGGATGTGCGTTCCCGCGCGCGGGAAAGAATGAACAGCACGATCGCGGCGGCGCTCATCGTCCAGTAGTCGGTCGGTGCCACACCGAACCAGTGGATATGCCACGGCACGTTGGCCGGATTGAAGCGGGCGAGACCGTAGGCCGGATTCAGCACGAACCACAGGAAATCCTCGGTCAGCCAGAACACCATGATGCACGCGACGATCCGCGCTTCGATGCGCCACGACCACCGCCCGTTGAACACGGCCGGCCAGTGAAAGAACAGCGCGACGAACGGGAACACCCACGCGTGGTAGCCGGTCATCGGCCGCCCGCCCCAGAAGATGTCAAGCAGCCAGTGATGCTCGATGCGCCACGTCGGCAGGTTGGCCGCCCAGCCCGCGCTGCCTTCGATCTGGATCTCCACGTTCGCGAAGAAATACGCGAGCAACACGACCCATGCGACGAGCGCGAGCGTGCGGCGCGTCGGAAAAAGACAGGACACGCTCATGCGGCGGGCTCCAGGCCCAGCACGCGATCGAGCACGAAGCGGCCGGCGAGCGGCCGGCCGAGCGGCGCGAGACGGCGGCGCATGTCGGCGAGACGTTCCGGCGCCTGCAGCAGCGCGCGGATCCGGTAGACGAGCGCGTCGTCGTCGATCGCCTTCAGCGCGACACCCTGTTCGAGCAGGAAATCCGCATTGCGCTCTTCCTGGCCCGGAATCGGCGAGTTGACGATCATCGGCAACTGCATCGCGAGACATTCGGACGTCGTCAGGCCACCCGGCTTCGTGATGACGAGGTCGGCGCACGCCATCAGGCGCTCGACCTGCTGCGTGAAGCCCTGCGGAAACAACCGGCCCGGATGCTGCGCCGCCAACGCCTGCAACGACGCCAGCATCGACTTGTTCTTGCCGGCCAGCGCGATCAGCTGGAAGTCGGCATCCATCTCGAGCAGGCGGCCCGCCAGCACGTCGAGCCCGCCGAGGCCCGCGCCGCCGGACATCATCAGGAAGGTCGGGCGCGCGGGATCGAGGCCGAACTCCGCCGCGCAGGCCGCGCGATCGAGCGGCTGGCCGAACGCCGGCATGATCGGGATGCCGCTGACGTGCACCGTCTCGGGCGCCATGCCGCGGGCATGCATGCGCCACGCGATCTCGTCGTTGGCCGCGAAGTAGCCGCGCATGTTCGGCACGACCCACATGCTGTGCAGGTCGAAATCGGTGACCTGCACCCACACCGGCGTGTCGACGCGCGCCTTGCGGATCTCGCGCGACAGCAGTTCGGCCGGCAGGAAGTGCGTGCAGATGATCGCGTCCGGGCGCTGGCGTTCGATCTCCGCGAGCAGCTTCCGGCAATTGAGCCGCTCGATCGCGCGCCGGATCTTCTGCGACGGCGCGGCGGGATCGACTTCGTCGGTCTTCTGGTACAGATAGCCCCACAGCGCGGGCTGGCTGCTGACGAGCTTGATGTAGAGATCGGTGTACAGCTTGCGGAAGCCGGTGGACACGAAATCCATCACGTCGAGGTGGGTGGCTTCGATGCCGGCGGGATGGTGATCGGCGAATGCGCGGATCGCTTCGGCCGCTCGGGTATGGCCGGCGCCGGCGCTGACGCTCAGGAGAAGGATCTTCTTGTTTTGTGTCGACATCTGATTGATCGATTTGATTGATGTGATCCGGATGCGAGTTTGGCATAACACGCCATCAACCTAGAAGCCAATCCTCGCGGATCGCCCGCTGGCGGACGATCGTCGTCATCGCCGTTTGTTCGGCCACACCGAACAATCGACAGGGTTTTCGCGCGGCTGTCGCGCCCCCGGCAAACTCCGGTCGTCGTTGCTAAGATAGCGATCCCACCGCTTGGACGAACGCCGATCGAACGCCCGATGCCGCCTGCCCGCGCCACTTTCCGCCCTTCGCGCCCGCGCGCCGCCGCGCCGGCGCCCGCCCTCTCTCCTACCGGACCTCGCCCGTGAGCACGACCCCGATCCTTTCCGTCTCCGACCTCTCCAAGACTTACGCGTCCGGCTTCCAGGCGCTGAAGCACGTGACCCTCGACATCCGCCCCGGCGAGATCTTCGCGTTGCTCGGGCCGAACGGCGCCGGCAAGACGACGCTGATCGGCTCGATCTGCGGTATCGTCACGCCGACCGCAGGCCGCGTGACGGTCGGCGGCCACGACATTCGCGATCACTACCGCGCGGCCCGCGAAATGATCGGCCTCGTGCCGCAGGAACTGACGACCGACGCGTTCGAAACCGTCTGGGCGACCGTGTCGTTCAGCCGCGGCCTGTTCGGCAAGGCGCCCGATCCCGCGCATATCGAGAAGACGCTGAAGGCGCTGTCGCTGTGGGACAAGCGCGACAACAAGCTGATGACGCTGTCGGGCGGCATGAAGCGCCGCGTGATGATCGCGAAGGCGCTGTCGCACGAGCCGCGCATCCTGTTCCTCGACGAGCCGACGGCCGGCGTCGACGTCGAGCTGCGCCGCGACATGTGGAAGCTCGTCGATTCGCTGCGCGAAAGCGGCGTGACGATCCTGCTGACCACGCACTACATCGAGGAAGCCGAGGAAATGGCCGACCGGATCGGCATCATCCTCGGCGGCGAGCTCGTGCTCGTCGAGGAGAAGCACGAGCTGATGCGCAAGCTCGGCAAGAAGCAGCTCACCGTGCAGCTCGAGCACCCGCTCGCCGACGTGCCGCCCGCGCTCGCGCCGTTCGGCCTCGAACGCGCGGACGACGGCGCCGCGCTCGTCTACACGTACGACTCGCAGCGCGACGACGCAAGCATCGCGACGCTGATCAATGCGCTCGGCTCGGCCGGCATCGGCTTTCGCGACCTGCATACGACGCAGAGCTCGCTCGAGGACATTTTCGTCAGCCTGATCGACAACCGCCGCAACGGCTCACGAGAGGCAACCCTCGCATGAATTTCCAAGCAATCCGCGCGATCTACCGCGCCGAAATGGCCCGCACGCGCCGCACGCTGATGCAGAGCATCATCGCGCCGGTGATCTCGACGTCGCTGTATTTCGTCGTGTTCGGCTCCGCGATCGGCTCGCGCATCAGCGACGTGAACGGGATCGGCTACGGCTCGTTCATCGTGCCGGGGCTCGTGATGCTGTCGCTGCTGTCGCAGAGCATCTCGAACGCGTCGTTCGGTATCTACTTCCCGCGCTTCACCGGCACGATCTACGAGATCCTCTCCGCACCCGTGTCCTACTGGGAAATCGTGATCGCGTATGTGGGCGCGGCCGCGTCGAAGTCGATCCTGCTCGGCGTGATCATCCTCGCCACGGCCGGGCTGTTCGTGCCGCTGCACATCCTGCATCCGTTCTGGATGGTGCTGTTCCTCGTGCTGACGGCGGTCACGTTCAGCCTGTTCGGCTTCGTGATCGGCATCTGGGCCGACAGCTTCGAGAAGCTGCAGCTCGTGCCGCTGCTGATCATCACGCCGCTCACGTTCCTCGGCGGCAGCTTCTACTCGGTCGACATGCTGCCGCCCGCGTGGCGCGTCATCACGCTGTTCAACCCGATCGTCTACCTGGTCAGCGGCTTCCGCTGGTCGTTCTACGGGCTCGCCGACGTGCACGTGTGGATCAGCCTCGCCGCGACCGGGCTGTTCCTCCTGATCCTGCTGGCGATCGTCGCGTGGATGTTCCGCACCGGCTACAAGCTGAAGAACTGACGCAAGGCGGCCACGCCCCGCGCCGCCGCCGATGACGCATTTGGGCAAGCAGGCGGCGTTTTTCCTCTGATGCGCCAGTTTGTGGTCGCGTCTACTGAAGACGAAGCATCGGGGCCGCGAAGCACGCGCTTCGCGGCCCCTTTTCATTTCAGAGGACGCCATGCCCGCCGCCACCGCTCCCGCCTCCGCCGCCGCCCGGCTCGAACGCCTGCCGTTCTCCGGCTATCACAAGCGGATCTTCTTCATCATCGCGATCGCGTTCTTCTTCGATTCGGTCGACCTCGGCACGATGACGTTCGTGCTCGGCTCGATCCGCAAGGAGTTCGGGCTGTCGTCCGCGGCCGCCGGCCTCGTCGCGAGCGCGAGCTTCTTCGGGATGGTGCTCGGCGCGGCCGTCGCCGGCCTGCTCGCCGACCGCTTCGGCCGCCGCCCCGTGTTCCAGTGGAGCATGGTGCTGTGGGGCGCGGCCTCCTATCTGTGCTCGACCGCGCAGAGCGTCGACGCGCTGATCGTCTACCGCGTGCTGCTCGGGATCGGGATGGGGATGGAATTCCCGGTCGCGCAAACATTGCTGTCCGAATTCGTGCCGACCGAGAAGCGCGGCCGCCTGATCGCGCTGATGGACGGCTTCTGGCCGCTCGGCTTCATCACGGCCGGCATCGTCGCGTATTTCGTGCTGCCGCAGTTCGGCTGGCGCACGGTGTTCGCGCTGCTTGCGATTCCCGCGGTGTTCGTGCTCGTCGTGCGCCGGATCGTGCCCGAATCGCCGCGCTGGCTCGAGCATGCGGGCCGGCACGCGGAAGCCGACACGGTGATGCACACGATCGAGGCGAAGGTGATGCGCTCGGCCGGCGTCACGACGCTGCCGCCGCCATCGCGGCTCGCGGAACCCGTCGCGGCACGCGGCCACGGTGCGC
This genomic interval carries:
- a CDS encoding ABC transporter permease, translating into MNFQAIRAIYRAEMARTRRTLMQSIIAPVISTSLYFVVFGSAIGSRISDVNGIGYGSFIVPGLVMLSLLSQSISNASFGIYFPRFTGTIYEILSAPVSYWEIVIAYVGAAASKSILLGVIILATAGLFVPLHILHPFWMVLFLVLTAVTFSLFGFVIGIWADSFEKLQLVPLLIITPLTFLGGSFYSVDMLPPAWRVITLFNPIVYLVSGFRWSFYGLADVHVWISLAATGLFLLILLAIVAWMFRTGYKLKN
- a CDS encoding dual specificity protein phosphatase family protein, coding for MKIAVIAMIAVTLAVLVQPVGAQPSSDVAARPLQWAQSVPDARLDNLHRITPTLYRSAQLSRADVPELQKLGIRKVISFRSFHADDSILAGTQIKMQRIRINTWDIRDEDMVAALKALRTADQDGPVLIHCQHGADRTGLVSALYRMVYQGWTREQALDELQHGGYGFHPIWQNITNYLKRVDVERLRRQVDERTGVANAG
- a CDS encoding MGDG synthase family glycosyltransferase codes for the protein MSTQNKKILLLSVSAGAGHTRAAEAIRAFADHHPAGIEATHLDVMDFVSTGFRKLYTDLYIKLVSSQPALWGYLYQKTDEVDPAAPSQKIRRAIERLNCRKLLAEIERQRPDAIICTHFLPAELLSREIRKARVDTPVWVQVTDFDLHSMWVVPNMRGYFAANDEIAWRMHARGMAPETVHVSGIPIMPAFGQPLDRAACAAEFGLDPARPTFLMMSGGAGLGGLDVLAGRLLEMDADFQLIALAGKNKSMLASLQALAAQHPGRLFPQGFTQQVERLMACADLVITKPGGLTTSECLAMQLPMIVNSPIPGQEERNADFLLEQGVALKAIDDDALVYRIRALLQAPERLADMRRRLAPLGRPLAGRFVLDRVLGLEPAA
- a CDS encoding ABC transporter ATP-binding protein, translated to MSTTPILSVSDLSKTYASGFQALKHVTLDIRPGEIFALLGPNGAGKTTLIGSICGIVTPTAGRVTVGGHDIRDHYRAAREMIGLVPQELTTDAFETVWATVSFSRGLFGKAPDPAHIEKTLKALSLWDKRDNKLMTLSGGMKRRVMIAKALSHEPRILFLDEPTAGVDVELRRDMWKLVDSLRESGVTILLTTHYIEEAEEMADRIGIILGGELVLVEEKHELMRKLGKKQLTVQLEHPLADVPPALAPFGLERADDGAALVYTYDSQRDDASIATLINALGSAGIGFRDLHTTQSSLEDIFVSLIDNRRNGSREATLA
- the betA gene encoding choline dehydrogenase; protein product: MTTREYDYIICGAGSAGNVLATRLTEDPDVTVLLLEAGGPDYRFDFRTQMPAALAYPLQGRRYNWAYETDPEPHMDNRRMECGRGKGLGGSSLINGMCYIRGNALDYDNWSTHKGLENWTYLDCLPYFKKAETRDVGPNDYHGGSGPVSVTTSKPGVNPLFEAMVDAGVQAGYPRTDDLNGYQQEGFGPMDRTVTPKGRRASTARGYLDQARARPNLEIVTHALADRILFDGKRASGVTYLRGNERATAHARREVLVCSGAIASPQLLQRSGVGPGAWLKELDIPVVLDLPGVGQNLQDHLEMYIQYECKEPVSLYPALKWWNQPKIGLEWMLNGTGLGASNHFEAGGFIRTRDDDLWPNIQYHFLPVAINYNGSNAIEMHGFQAHVGSMRSPSRGRVKLRSRDPNQHPSILFNYMAEALDWREFRDAIRATREIMRQPALDRYRGRELNPGADCKTDKELDAFVRARAETAFHPSCSCKMGYDDMAVVDEAGRVHGLEGLRVVDASIMPIITTGNLNAPTIMIAEKIADKIRGKQPLARVDVPYFVANGAMARNVAKAARQPERV